A DNA window from Primulina tabacum isolate GXHZ01 chromosome 12, ASM2559414v2, whole genome shotgun sequence contains the following coding sequences:
- the LOC142520479 gene encoding uncharacterized protein LOC142520479 → MVVASGTNAFSKEMAIRKRIASIYNKRVEDFTSLREYNDYLEEVEDMIVNLSEGIDVPAIEVRIAQYQRENAEQIMNAQARKAEEYAAALTASRGQLVQTGVDVSSSSQAGSSTGTQGHYAPALAGAGIAQPRPTGMAPQPLPLGSSHEMLGVDYKDEEKMKLRGEKAARAGGWSIEMTKKRALEDAFASIWI, encoded by the exons ATGGTGGTGGCTTCTGGAACAAATGCCTTTTCTAAGGAAATGGCCATTCGGAAGCGGATTGCCAGCAT ATACAATAAAAGAGTGGAAGATTTCACATCATTAAGGGAATACAATGATTACCTGGAGGAAGTAGAGGACATGA TTGTGAATTTATCTGAAGGAATAGATGTTCCCGCTATTGAAGTGAGAATTGCTCAGTACCAGAGAGAGAATGCTGAACAGATCATGAATGCTCAAGCTCGCAAG GCCGAGGAATATGCAGCAGCTCTGACAGCAAGCAGGGGGCAGCTTGTGCAGACTGGTGTTGATGTG TCATCAAGCTCCCAAGCTGGAAGCAGCACTGGTACTCAGGGGCATTATGCACCAGCGCTGGCCGGGGCCGGAATTGCTCAGCCCCGTCCAACAGGAATGGCCCCACAACCCCTTCCTCTGGGCTCTAGTCACGAGATGCTGGGAGTCGACTACAAAGATGAGGAAAAGATGAAACTTCGAGGGGAAAAAGCAGCCAGAGCAGGGGGGTGGAGTATAGAGATGACCAAGAAAAGGGCACTTGAAGACGCTTTTGCTAGCATTTGGATATAG